From Coturnix japonica isolate 7356 chromosome 3, Coturnix japonica 2.1, whole genome shotgun sequence, the proteins below share one genomic window:
- the OTOR gene encoding otoraplin codes for MTQRLYFMILFLCLGLMNPFATGIFMDKLASKKLCADDDCVYTISLVRAEEDYNAPDCRFINIKKGQLIYVYSKLVKEKESGEFWAGSVYGEEYEDHMGTVGYFPRSLVSEQHVYQEANKTVPTTDIDFFCE; via the exons atgacacaGCGTCTTTATTTCATGATCTTATTTTTGTGTCTTGGATTAATGAATCCATTTGCAACTGGGATTTTTATGGACAAGCTTGCCAGCAAGAAGCTGTGTGCTGATGACGACTGTGTCT acACCATTTCCCTTGTCAGAGCAGAAGAGGATTATAACGCTCCAGACTGCAGattcattaatattaaaaaaggGCAGTTGATTTATGTTTACTCAAAActagtgaaagaaaaagaatctggaGAATTCTGGGCTGGAAGC GTTTATGGAGAAGAGTATGAAGACCATATGGGGACAGTTGGTTATTTCCCTCGCAGTCTAGTCTCAGAACAACATGTCTATCAAGAAGCAAATAAGACTGTTCCTACAACG GACATTGATTTCTTCTGTGAGTAG